The Neovison vison isolate M4711 chromosome 10, ASM_NN_V1, whole genome shotgun sequence genome has a segment encoding these proteins:
- the TRIM46 gene encoding tripartite motif-containing protein 46 isoform X2, whose protein sequence is MAAKRGTKTSMKNMEKELLCPVCQEMYKQPLVLPCTHNVCQACAREVLGQQGYVGHGGDPSSEPTSPASTPSTRSPRLSRRTLPKPDRLDRLLKSGFGTYPGRKRGALHPQVVMFPCPACQGDVELGERGLAGLFRNLTLERVVERYRQSVSVGGAILCQLCKPPPLEATKGCTECRATFCNECFKLFHPWGTQKAQHEPTLPTLSFRPKGLMCPDHKEEVTHYCKTCQRLVCQLCRVRRTHGGHKITPVLSAYQALKDKLTKSVTYILGNQDTVQTQICELEEAARHTEVSGQQAKEEVSQLVRGLGAVLEEKRVSLLQAIEECQQERLARLSAQIQEHRSLLDGSGLVGYAQEVLKETDQPCFVQAAKQLHNRISRATEALQTFRPAASSSFRHCQLDVGREMKLLTELNFLQVPEAPVIDTQRTFAYDQIFLCWRLPPHSPPAWHYTVEFRRTDAPAQPGPARWQRREEVRGTSALLENPDTGSVYVLRVRGCNKAGYGEYSEDVHLHTPPAPVLHFFLDGRWGTSRERLAISKDQRAVRSVPGLPLLLAAERLLTGCHLSVDVVLGDVAVTQGRSYWACAVDPASYLVKVGVGLESKLQESFQGAPDVISPRYDPDSGHDSGAEDATVEASPPFAFLTIGMGRILLGSGAGSNAGLTGRDGPAASCTVPLPPRLGICLDYERGRVSFLDAVSFRGLLECPLDCSGPVCPAFCFIGGGAVQLQEPVGTKPERKVTIGGFAKLD, encoded by the exons ATGGCTGCGAAGAGAGGGACCAAG ACGAGCATGAAGAACATGGAGAAGGAGCTGCTGTGCCCCGTGTGTCAAGAGATGTACAAGCAGCCTCTGGTGCTGCCCTGTACCCACAATGTGTGCCAGGCCTGTGCCCGGGAGGTGCTGGGCCAGCAAGGCTACGTGGGCCACGGCGGGGACCCCAGCTCGGAGCCCACCTCTCCCGCCTCCACCCCTTCCACCCGAAGCCCCCGCCTCTCCCGCAGAACTCTCCCCAAGCCAGACCGCCTGGATCGGCTGCTTAAGTCAG GCTTTGGGACGTATCCCGGGCGGAAGCGAGGGGCTCTGCACCCCCAGGTGGTCATGTTCCCGTGCCCGGCCTGCCAGGGCGATGTGGAACTGGGGGAGCGGGGCCTGGCGGGGCTGTTCCGGAACCTGACCCTGGAGCGCGTGGTGGAGCGCTACCGCCAGAGCGTGAGTGTGGGCGGCGCCATCCTGTGCCAGCTGTGCAAGCCGCCGCCGCTAGAGGCCACCAAGGGCTGCACCGAGTGCCGGGCCACCTTCTGCAACGAGTGCTTCAAGCTCTTCCACCCCTGGGGCACCCAGAAGGCCCAGCACGAGCCCACCCTGCCCACCCTCTCCTTCCGCCCCAAG GGCCTGATGTGCCCGGACCACAAGGAAGAGGTGACCCATTACTGCAAGACATGCCAACGGCTGGTGTGCCAACTCTGCCGGGTGAGGCGTACCCACGGTGGGCACAAGATCACACCTGTTCTCAGCGCCTACCAGGCCCTCAAG gACAAGCTGACAAAGAGCGTGACATACATCCTGGGAAACCAGGACACAGTGCAGACCCAGATCTGTGAGCTGGAGGAGGCCGCGAGGCACACTGAG GTGAGCGGTCAGCAGGCCAAGGAGGAGGTGTCCCAGCTGGTGCGGGGACTGGGGGCTGTGCTGGAGGAGAAGCGGGTGTCCCTGCTCCAGGCCATTGAGGAGTGCCAGCAGGAGCGCCTGGCCCGTCTCAGCGCCCAGATCCAGGAGCACCGGAGCCTGCTGGATGGCTCCGGTCTGGTGGGCTATGCCCAGGAGGTTCTTAAGGAAACAGACCAGCCTTGCTTTGTGCAAGCAGCCAAGCAGCTGCACAACAG GATCTCCCGAGCTACGGAGGCCCTCCAGACATTTCGGCCAGCTGCCAGCTCCTCCTTCCGCCACTGTCAGCTGGACGTAGGGCGTGAGATGAAGCTGCTGACGGAGCTTAACTTCCTGCAAG TGCCCGAGGCGCCCGTCATCGACACGCAGCGCACCTTCGCCTACGACCAGATATTCCTGTGCTGGCGGCTGCCGCCCCACTCCCCCCCTGCCTGGCACTACACCGTGGAGTTCCGGCGCACCGACGCGCCCGCCCAGCCGGGCCCCGCACGCTGGCAGAGGCGAGAGGAGGTGAGGGGCACCAGCGCCCTGCTGGAGAACCCCGACACCGGCTCCGTGTACGTGCTGCGCGTCCGGGGCTGCAACAAGGCCGGCTACGGCGAGTACAGCGAAGACGTGCACCTGCACACGCCCCCGGCACCCG TCCTGCACTTCTTCCTCGATGGCCGCTGGGGCACGAGCCGAGAGCGGCTGGCCATCAGCAAGGACCAGAGGGCGGTGCGGAGCGTCCCAGGGCTGCCCCTACTGCTGGCTGCCGAGCGGCTCCTCACCGGCTGCCACCTGAGCGTGGACGTGGTGCTGGGAGACGTGGCCGTGACCCAGGGCCGCAGCTACTGGGCCTGTGCCGTCGACCCAGCCTCCTACTTGGTCAAGGTGGGCGTCGGGCTGGAGAGCAAGCTGCAGGAAAGCTTCCAGGGTGCTCCAGATGTGAtcagccccag GTACGATCCCGACAGCGGGCATGACAGCGGCGCCGAGGATGCCACAGTGGAGGCATCCCCACCCTTCGCCTTCCTGACCATCGGCATGGGCAGGATCCTTCTGGGGTCCGGGGCCGGCTCCAACGCGGGCCTGACCGGCCGGGACGGCCCCGCGGCAAGCTGCACCGTGCCGCTGCCGCCCCGCCTGGGCATCTGCCTGGACTATGAGCGGGGCCGCGTGTCCTTCCTGGACGCCGTGTCCTTCCGCGGGCTCCTGGAGTGCCCCCTGGACTGCTCGGGGCCCGTGTGCCCTGCCTTCTGCTTCATTGGGGGCGGGGCGGTGCAGCTCCAGGAGCCTGTAGGCACTAAGCCTGAGAGGAAGGTCACCATCGGGGGCTTTGCCAAGCTGGACTGA
- the MUC1 gene encoding mucin-1: MTPGFQAPLFLLLLASLQLLAGTAESAEFSFSTTSSALSSNTTRGQHGGPTSTPSSASSLTTTPGPHSSPSPTTTPGHHSGPSPSTTPGHHSGPSPSTTPGHHSGPSPSTTPGHHSGPSPTTTPGHHSGPSPTTTPGHHSGPSPTTTPGHHSGPSPTTTPGHHSGPSPSTTPGEHSGPSPTTTPGHHSGPSPTTTPGHHSGPSPSTTPGHHSGPSPTTTPGHHSGPSPTTTPGHHSGPSPTTTPGHHSGPSPSTTPGEHSGPSPTTTPGHHSGPSPSTTPGHHSGPSPSTTPGHHSGPSPTTTPGHHSGPSPTTTPRHHSGPSPSTTPGHHSVPSPSTTPGHHSGPSPSTTPGHHSGPSPSTTPGHHSGPSPSTTPGHHSGPSPSTTPGHHSGPSPSTSPGHHSGPSPSTSPGHHSGPSPTTTPGHHSGPSPSTSPGHHSGPSPSTTPGHHSGPSPSTTPGHHSGPSPSTTPGHHSGPSPSTTPGHHSGPSPSTTPGHHSGPSPSTTPGHHSGPSPSTSPGHHSGPSPSTSPGHHSGPSPTTTPGHHSGPSPSTTPGHHSGPSPSTTPGHHSGPSPSTTPGHHSGPSPSTTPGHHSGPSPSTTPGHHSGPSPSTTPGHHSGPSPSTTPGHHSGPSPSTTPGHHSGPSPSTSPGHHSGPSPSTTPGHHSGPSPSTSPGHHSGPSPSTTPGHHSGPSPSTTPGHHSGPSPTTTPGHHSGPSPSTTPGHHGVPTSTRSSASSSTTTPGQHSGTSPTQVPPGHGAITAASTTPRGPEPPAPSNHSTSPQSLSISVFSLSFSIENRHFNSSLEDPGSSYYQELQRNISELFWQIYKKEGFLGLFNIKFRAGSVVVESTLAFRKGATDARSVQTQLEENKKEFAAYHLFISNVRAQDVSPLSSGQSGSGVPGWGIALLVLVCVLVALAIICVIALTVCQCRRKNCGQLDIFPARDAYHPMSEYPTYHTHGRYMPPGSRRSPYEEVSAGNGGFSSVNPSTSATSANL, encoded by the exons CTGGCACTGCAGAGTCTGCTGAATTCTCATTCTCGACCACCAGCTCAGCTTTGAGCTCCAACACCACCCGCGGACAGCATGGGGGCCCGACCTCAACCCCCAGCTCAGCCTCGAGCTTGACCACCACCCCCGGACCCCACAGCAGCCCGTCCCCGACCACCACCCCCGGACACCACAGCGGCCCGTCCCCGTCCACCACGCCCGGACACCACAGCGGCCCGTCCCCGTCCACCACCCCCGGACACCACAGCGGCCCGTCCCCGTCCACCACCCCCGGACACCACAGCGGCCCGTCCCCGACCACCACGCCCGGACACCACAGCGGCCCGTCCCCGACCACCACGCCCGGACACCACAGCGGCCCGTCCCCGACCACCACCCCCGGACACCACAGCGGCCCGTCCCCGACCACCACCCCCGGACACCACAGCGGCCCGTCCCCGTCCACCACCCCCGGAGAGCACAGCGGCCCGTCCCCGACCACCACGCCCGGACACCACAGCGGCCCGTCCCCGACCACCACGCCCGGACACCACAGCGGCCCGTCCCCGTCCACCACCCCCGGACACCACAGCGGCCCGTCCCCGACCACCACGCCCGGACACCACAGCGGCCCGTCCCCGACCACCACCCCCGGACACCACAGCGGCCCGTCCCCGACCACCACCCCCGGACACCACAGCGGCCCGTCCCCGTCCACCACCCCCGGAGAGCACAGCGGCCCGTCCCCGACCACCACGCCCGGACACCACAGCGGCCCGTCCCCGTCCACCACGCCCGGACACCACAGCGGCCCGTCCCCGTCCACCACCCCCGGACACCACAGCGGCCCGTCCCCGACCACCACGCCCGGACACCACAGCGGCCCGTCCCCGACCACCACCCCCCGACACCACAGCGGCCCGTCCCCGTCCACCACCCCCGGACACCACAGCGTCCCGTCCCCGTCCACCACCCCCGGACACCACAGCGGCCCGTCCCCGTCCACCACCCCCGGACACCACAGCGGCCCGTCCCCGTCCACCACGCCCGGACACCACAGCGGCCCGTCCCCGTCCACCACCCCCGGACACCACAGCGGCCCGTCCCCGTCCACCACCCCCGGACACCACAGCGGCCCGTCCCCGTCCACCAGCCCCGGACACCACAGCGGCCCGTCCCCGTCCACCAGCCCCGGACACCACAGCGGCCCGTCCCCGACCACCACGCCCGGACACCACAGCGGCCCGTCCCCGTCCACCAGCCCCGGACACCACAGCGGCCCGTCCCCGTCCACCACCCCCGGACACCACAGCGGCCCGTCCCCGTCCACCACGCCCGGACACCACAGCGGCCCGTCCCCGTCCACCACCCCCGGACACCACAGCGGCCCGTCCCCGTCCACCACCCCCGGACACCACAGCGGCCCGTCCCCGTCCACCACCCCCGGACACCACAGCGGCCCGTCCCCGTCCACCACCCCCGGACACCACAGCGGCCCGTCCCCGTCCACCAGCCCCGGACACCACAGCGGCCCGTCCCCGTCCACCAGCCCCGGACACCACAGCGGCCCGTCCCCGACCACCACGCCCGGACACCACAGCGGCCCGTCCCCGTCCACCACGCCCGGACACCACAGCGGCCCGTCCCCGTCCACCACCCCCGGACACCACAGCGGCCCGTCCCCGTCCACCACCCCCGGACACCACAGCGGCCCGTCCCCGTCCACCACCCCCGGACACCACAGCGGCCCGTCCCCGTCCACCACCCCCGGACACCACAGCGGCCCGTCCCCGTCCACCACCCCCGGACACCACAGCGGCCCGTCCCCGTCCACCACCCCCGGACACCACAGCGGCCCGTCCCCGTCCACCACCCCCGGACACCACAGCGGCCCGTCCCCGTCCACCAGCCCCGGACACCACAGCGGCCCGTCCCCGTCCACCACCCCCGGACACCACAGCGGCCCGTCCCCGTCCACCAGCCCCGGACACCACAGCGGCCCGTCCCCGTCCACCACGCCCGGACACCACAGCGGCCCGTCCCCGTCCACCACGCCCGGACACCACAGCGGCCCGTCCCCGACCACCACCCCCGGACACCACAGTGGCCCGTCCCCGTCCACCACGCCCGGACACCATGGGGTCCCGACCTCGACCCGCAGCTCAGCCTCGAGCTCAACCACCACCCCCGGACAGCACAGTGGCACATCCCCGACCCAAGTCCCGCCCGGCCATGGCGCCATCACCGCCGCCAGCACCACTCCCCGTGGCCCGGAACCTCCCGCGCCCTCCAATCACAGCACTTCTCCCCAGTCTCTGAGCATCTCTGTCTTCTCGCTGTCCTTTTCCATCGAGAACCGTCATTTTAACTCTTCTCTGGAAGATCCGGGCTCTAGCTACTACCAGGAGCTGCAGAGGAACATTTCTGAGTTG TTTTGGCAGATTTATAAGAAGGAAGGTTTTCTGGGCCTCTTTAATATCAAATTCAG AGCAGGATCGGTGGTGGTCGAATCGACCCTGGCCTTCCGAAAGGGTGCCACTGATGCCCGCAGCGTGCAGACACAGTTggaagagaacaaaaaagaatttgCCGCATATCACCTGTTCATCTCGAATGTCAGGG CACAAGATGTGTCGCCCCTTTCCTCCGGCCAGTCTGGgtctggggtacctggctggggCATTGCTCTGCTGGTGCTGGTCTGTGTCCTGGTGGCACTCGCCATCATCTGTGTCATTGCTCTG ACGGTGTGTCAGTGCCGCCGAAAGAACTGTGGGCAGCTGGACATCTTTCCAGCCCGCGATGCCTATCACCCTATGAGCGAGTATCCCACCTACCACACCCACGGGCGCTACATGCCTCCAGGCAGCAGACGCAGCCCCTATGAGGAG GTCTCTGCAGGCAACGGGGGCTTCTCGTCCGTGAACCCGAGCACGTCAGCCACTTCTGCCAACCTGTAG
- the TRIM46 gene encoding tripartite motif-containing protein 46 isoform X1, with the protein MRSDISPPPLRTPPRAPALSRGFAAAAGIRHPGAGGHGRAMAEGEDMQTFTSIMDALVRISTSMKNMEKELLCPVCQEMYKQPLVLPCTHNVCQACAREVLGQQGYVGHGGDPSSEPTSPASTPSTRSPRLSRRTLPKPDRLDRLLKSGFGTYPGRKRGALHPQVVMFPCPACQGDVELGERGLAGLFRNLTLERVVERYRQSVSVGGAILCQLCKPPPLEATKGCTECRATFCNECFKLFHPWGTQKAQHEPTLPTLSFRPKGLMCPDHKEEVTHYCKTCQRLVCQLCRVRRTHGGHKITPVLSAYQALKDKLTKSVTYILGNQDTVQTQICELEEAARHTEVSGQQAKEEVSQLVRGLGAVLEEKRVSLLQAIEECQQERLARLSAQIQEHRSLLDGSGLVGYAQEVLKETDQPCFVQAAKQLHNRISRATEALQTFRPAASSSFRHCQLDVGREMKLLTELNFLQVPEAPVIDTQRTFAYDQIFLCWRLPPHSPPAWHYTVEFRRTDAPAQPGPARWQRREEVRGTSALLENPDTGSVYVLRVRGCNKAGYGEYSEDVHLHTPPAPVLHFFLDGRWGTSRERLAISKDQRAVRSVPGLPLLLAAERLLTGCHLSVDVVLGDVAVTQGRSYWACAVDPASYLVKVGVGLESKLQESFQGAPDVISPRYDPDSGHDSGAEDATVEASPPFAFLTIGMGRILLGSGAGSNAGLTGRDGPAASCTVPLPPRLGICLDYERGRVSFLDAVSFRGLLECPLDCSGPVCPAFCFIGGGAVQLQEPVGTKPERKVTIGGFAKLD; encoded by the exons ATGCGCAGTGAcatctcacccccacccctccgcaCACCCCCACGGGCTCCTGCATTAAGCCGGGGGTTCGCAGCCGCAGCCGGGATCAGGCACCCGGGGGCGGGCGGGCATGGTAGGGCCATGGCTGAGGGTGAGGATATGCAGACCTTCACTTCCATCATGGACGCACTGGTCCGCATCAGT ACGAGCATGAAGAACATGGAGAAGGAGCTGCTGTGCCCCGTGTGTCAAGAGATGTACAAGCAGCCTCTGGTGCTGCCCTGTACCCACAATGTGTGCCAGGCCTGTGCCCGGGAGGTGCTGGGCCAGCAAGGCTACGTGGGCCACGGCGGGGACCCCAGCTCGGAGCCCACCTCTCCCGCCTCCACCCCTTCCACCCGAAGCCCCCGCCTCTCCCGCAGAACTCTCCCCAAGCCAGACCGCCTGGATCGGCTGCTTAAGTCAG GCTTTGGGACGTATCCCGGGCGGAAGCGAGGGGCTCTGCACCCCCAGGTGGTCATGTTCCCGTGCCCGGCCTGCCAGGGCGATGTGGAACTGGGGGAGCGGGGCCTGGCGGGGCTGTTCCGGAACCTGACCCTGGAGCGCGTGGTGGAGCGCTACCGCCAGAGCGTGAGTGTGGGCGGCGCCATCCTGTGCCAGCTGTGCAAGCCGCCGCCGCTAGAGGCCACCAAGGGCTGCACCGAGTGCCGGGCCACCTTCTGCAACGAGTGCTTCAAGCTCTTCCACCCCTGGGGCACCCAGAAGGCCCAGCACGAGCCCACCCTGCCCACCCTCTCCTTCCGCCCCAAG GGCCTGATGTGCCCGGACCACAAGGAAGAGGTGACCCATTACTGCAAGACATGCCAACGGCTGGTGTGCCAACTCTGCCGGGTGAGGCGTACCCACGGTGGGCACAAGATCACACCTGTTCTCAGCGCCTACCAGGCCCTCAAG gACAAGCTGACAAAGAGCGTGACATACATCCTGGGAAACCAGGACACAGTGCAGACCCAGATCTGTGAGCTGGAGGAGGCCGCGAGGCACACTGAG GTGAGCGGTCAGCAGGCCAAGGAGGAGGTGTCCCAGCTGGTGCGGGGACTGGGGGCTGTGCTGGAGGAGAAGCGGGTGTCCCTGCTCCAGGCCATTGAGGAGTGCCAGCAGGAGCGCCTGGCCCGTCTCAGCGCCCAGATCCAGGAGCACCGGAGCCTGCTGGATGGCTCCGGTCTGGTGGGCTATGCCCAGGAGGTTCTTAAGGAAACAGACCAGCCTTGCTTTGTGCAAGCAGCCAAGCAGCTGCACAACAG GATCTCCCGAGCTACGGAGGCCCTCCAGACATTTCGGCCAGCTGCCAGCTCCTCCTTCCGCCACTGTCAGCTGGACGTAGGGCGTGAGATGAAGCTGCTGACGGAGCTTAACTTCCTGCAAG TGCCCGAGGCGCCCGTCATCGACACGCAGCGCACCTTCGCCTACGACCAGATATTCCTGTGCTGGCGGCTGCCGCCCCACTCCCCCCCTGCCTGGCACTACACCGTGGAGTTCCGGCGCACCGACGCGCCCGCCCAGCCGGGCCCCGCACGCTGGCAGAGGCGAGAGGAGGTGAGGGGCACCAGCGCCCTGCTGGAGAACCCCGACACCGGCTCCGTGTACGTGCTGCGCGTCCGGGGCTGCAACAAGGCCGGCTACGGCGAGTACAGCGAAGACGTGCACCTGCACACGCCCCCGGCACCCG TCCTGCACTTCTTCCTCGATGGCCGCTGGGGCACGAGCCGAGAGCGGCTGGCCATCAGCAAGGACCAGAGGGCGGTGCGGAGCGTCCCAGGGCTGCCCCTACTGCTGGCTGCCGAGCGGCTCCTCACCGGCTGCCACCTGAGCGTGGACGTGGTGCTGGGAGACGTGGCCGTGACCCAGGGCCGCAGCTACTGGGCCTGTGCCGTCGACCCAGCCTCCTACTTGGTCAAGGTGGGCGTCGGGCTGGAGAGCAAGCTGCAGGAAAGCTTCCAGGGTGCTCCAGATGTGAtcagccccag GTACGATCCCGACAGCGGGCATGACAGCGGCGCCGAGGATGCCACAGTGGAGGCATCCCCACCCTTCGCCTTCCTGACCATCGGCATGGGCAGGATCCTTCTGGGGTCCGGGGCCGGCTCCAACGCGGGCCTGACCGGCCGGGACGGCCCCGCGGCAAGCTGCACCGTGCCGCTGCCGCCCCGCCTGGGCATCTGCCTGGACTATGAGCGGGGCCGCGTGTCCTTCCTGGACGCCGTGTCCTTCCGCGGGCTCCTGGAGTGCCCCCTGGACTGCTCGGGGCCCGTGTGCCCTGCCTTCTGCTTCATTGGGGGCGGGGCGGTGCAGCTCCAGGAGCCTGTAGGCACTAAGCCTGAGAGGAAGGTCACCATCGGGGGCTTTGCCAAGCTGGACTGA